AGCTACTGGCCCACAAGCGTGGAGTATAGCTTTAACAGCTTCCGCGGTCAAGGCCGCCTGGTGACAGTGTCAGTGGTCAATTCCTAACGTCCGCGCGCTTCCCCGAACAGCTAAGGACTGGCATGACCACTGACCAATGATAGAGGTCCCACGCCTCGCCGCGCATCGCCCTCGCCACGGCTTGCCCCCTGTTGCACAACCGCGCCGCGCGTGTTATTCTAAAACCAGGGTTGTTGACTCCCTGACTCGACAAACCCGACAGCGCGGAGGCAGCAGTCATGCCAGCACAACGAGTCATATCCCGGCGAGAAGGGCTTGCCGACTCCGAATACAAGTGGGGCTTCGTCACCGACGTTGACGCCGACGTCGCCCCCAAGGGCCTGAACGAGGACATCGTCCGTCTTATCTCGGCGAAGAAGGGCGAGCCTGACTGGATGCTGGAGTGGCGGCTCCGCGCCTACCGCCACTGGACCAAGCTGAATTACGAAGAGCCGACGTGGGCCATGATTCATCATCCCCCCGTTGACTTCCAGGATATCATCTACTATTCCGCTCCCGTCTCCAAGAACAGCGGCCCCAAAAGCCTGGATGAAGTGGACCCGGAGATGCTGAAAGCGTTCGGCAAGCTGGGCATTCCGCTTGAGGAGCAAAAGAAGATCGCCGGTGTGGCCGTGGACGCGGTCTTCGACAGCGTCTCCGTCGCGACCACGTACAAGAAGACACTGGAGAAGCACGGGGTCGTCTTCTGTTCCTTCAGCGAGGCCGTCAGGAACCACCCGGACCTGGTGCGGAAGTACCTCGGCTCCGTGGTCCCCTACTCGGACAACTTCTACGCCGCCCTCAACTCGGCGGTGTTTAGCGACGGCTCCTTTGTCTACATCCCCAAGGACGTGCGCTGCCCGCTGGAGCTGATGACCTACTTCCGCATCAATCAGGCGGACTCCGGGCAGTTCGAGCGGACGCTCATCGTCGCCGACGAGGGCGGCTACGTCAGCTACCTGGAGGGTTGCACCGCGCCCATCCGCAAGAAGAACCAGTTGCACGCCGCGGTGGTGGAGCTTGTCGCGCTGGACAACGCCCAGATCAAGTACTCCACGCTCCAGAACTGGTATCCGGGCGACAAGGAAGGCAAGGGCGGCGTCTACAACTTCGTCACCAAGCGCGGGAAAGCCCAGGGCAGAAACTCCAAGATCTCCTGGACGCAGGTGGAGACGGGCTCCGCCATCACGTGGAAGTATCCCAGCGTCATCCTGCAGGGCGACAACTCGGTCGGCGAGTTCTACTCCGTGGCGCTGGTGAACAACTATCAGCAGGCGGACACGGGCACCAAGATGACCCACCTAGGGAAGAACACCAAGAGCACGATCATCGCCAAAGGCATCTCCGCCGGACACGGGCAGAATACGTACCGCGGGCTGGTCAAGATCATGCCCTCGGCGGAGAACGCACGGAACTTCACCCAGTGCGAGTCCCTGCTCATCAAGGACAACTGCGGCGCCCACACCGTGCCCTACATCGAGGTGCGCAACCCGACGGCCCGGGTGGAGCATGAGGCCTTCACATCCAAGGTCAACGAGGAGCAGCTCTTCTACTGCCAGCAGCGGGGCATGTCCCCGGAGGACGCGCACTACATGATTATCAACGGCTTCTGCAAGGACGTCTTCAAAGAGCTGCCGATGGAGTTCGCCGTGGAGGCCCAGAAGCTCCTCGGCGTCTCGCTCGAGAGCGGCGTGGGCTAATGGGCATCACGCACGACAGGCATGTAGGGGCGAACCGGCCCGCTTTGCGGTCCCACCGGCGCCCCTCTTTTCAACGGATGGACGGAATGCTCGAGATCAAGAACCTCTGCGCCCGCGTCGAGGAGAAGGAGATCCTGAAGGGGATCAACCTC
This window of the Dehalococcoidia bacterium genome carries:
- the sufB gene encoding Fe-S cluster assembly protein SufB yields the protein MPAQRVISRREGLADSEYKWGFVTDVDADVAPKGLNEDIVRLISAKKGEPDWMLEWRLRAYRHWTKLNYEEPTWAMIHHPPVDFQDIIYYSAPVSKNSGPKSLDEVDPEMLKAFGKLGIPLEEQKKIAGVAVDAVFDSVSVATTYKKTLEKHGVVFCSFSEAVRNHPDLVRKYLGSVVPYSDNFYAALNSAVFSDGSFVYIPKDVRCPLELMTYFRINQADSGQFERTLIVADEGGYVSYLEGCTAPIRKKNQLHAAVVELVALDNAQIKYSTLQNWYPGDKEGKGGVYNFVTKRGKAQGRNSKISWTQVETGSAITWKYPSVILQGDNSVGEFYSVALVNNYQQADTGTKMTHLGKNTKSTIIAKGISAGHGQNTYRGLVKIMPSAENARNFTQCESLLIKDNCGAHTVPYIEVRNPTARVEHEAFTSKVNEEQLFYCQQRGMSPEDAHYMIINGFCKDVFKELPMEFAVEAQKLLGVSLESGVG